In Actinomycetes bacterium, one genomic interval encodes:
- a CDS encoding AAA family ATPase: protein MDDRLLSAFSTRAGAIDTALRTAVADFTTRHARPPSRVEVVKLRQQATLASRPAKTAHPLRELLARWADRARRLTGRDPAAITEQAVRNRPGTALRHDQVSPATVDRLGALVVHGLLERRSTWTVWNVRAEAARVTRGLRMASAGDRVALLDRVTAAALARSASLEPVDPVPVVEGFTRPDGTSVFARPDEHRFTDPWLLAAETRLLDAHATLDAPTVPEHIAHRLATTPQPPARRGDRPVRLAEDQVHAVLETCTSGRAVDVLVGPAGTGKTTTLVAIRAAWETVHGRGSVVGLAPSATAAAELATALSIPCENTAKWLHEADGPCAAHRAAVTTGLRAALPQAAAANDYPRVRQLRTAIAVLDRDQAGYRFQPNQLVIVDEASLAATLDLDRLRGHAQSAGAKLLLVGDHHQLSAIGAGGAFGLLAETGQPARLWSLWRFTHRWEAHATRRLRTGDPTVLDEYATHGRITDGPAETILEAAYSAWQADTDTGQSALLIAADTPTVTALNQRAHEDRVALGHVVGPNIPLGDETTGGVRGHAGVGDRVLTRQNHRGLHLPDGGPVRNGALWTVTTMHPDGSLTVTPTRHGVSAQPQEPGSVTLPAAYVREHVDPGYATTAHRAQGVTVDTAHILTTPGMARQAHYVAMTRDRHANHLYVPTDPVDPDCDGIPDPRPGATARQVLTAILATSRRELSATETTAHAAAHDRHTWQQLAHAIGLTPEQTQHVLDSPAAGPLLTAIRHGQAAGHPMERVLAQLIRSRPLHEDEATGDQAVDLAAVLHHRVSAWLDDSPVTPADRATRVDASERLALHDPNLALGDDHGPLPQALRAVDALIRHRVDTLIDQARAVAARPGWLPPEPTRPDSADGRDAVAVLAASRDLTGAAARHLTIDQSDHDRSIR from the coding sequence TTGGACGACCGGCTGCTGTCCGCGTTCTCCACCCGGGCGGGCGCCATCGACACGGCGCTGCGCACCGCCGTGGCCGACTTCACCACCCGCCATGCCCGGCCGCCCAGCCGGGTCGAGGTGGTGAAGCTGCGCCAGCAGGCCACCCTCGCCTCCCGCCCGGCCAAGACGGCGCACCCGCTGCGGGAGCTGCTGGCCCGCTGGGCCGACCGGGCCCGCCGGCTTACCGGCCGCGACCCTGCCGCCATAACCGAGCAGGCCGTCCGGAACCGGCCCGGCACGGCGCTGCGGCACGACCAGGTCAGCCCCGCCACCGTCGACCGGCTGGGCGCCCTGGTCGTGCACGGGCTGCTGGAGCGGCGCTCGACGTGGACGGTGTGGAACGTCCGGGCGGAGGCCGCCCGGGTCACCCGCGGCCTGCGGATGGCCAGCGCCGGGGACCGGGTCGCGCTACTGGACCGGGTCACCGCCGCTGCCCTGGCCCGCAGCGCGTCCCTGGAGCCGGTGGATCCGGTGCCGGTGGTGGAGGGGTTCACCCGCCCGGACGGCACGAGTGTGTTCGCCCGCCCGGACGAGCACCGCTTCACCGATCCGTGGCTGCTGGCCGCCGAGACCCGCCTCCTCGACGCGCACGCGACGCTCGACGCACCGACCGTGCCCGAGCACATCGCCCACCGCCTCGCGACCACCCCGCAGCCCCCCGCCCGGCGCGGCGACCGCCCAGTGCGCCTCGCCGAGGATCAGGTGCACGCCGTCCTCGAGACCTGCACCTCCGGGCGGGCCGTCGACGTGCTCGTCGGCCCGGCCGGCACCGGCAAGACCACCACCCTGGTCGCGATCCGGGCCGCCTGGGAGACCGTCCACGGCCGCGGCTCCGTGGTCGGCCTCGCCCCCTCTGCGACAGCCGCCGCCGAACTCGCCACCGCGCTGTCCATCCCGTGTGAGAACACCGCCAAATGGCTGCACGAAGCCGACGGGCCCTGCGCCGCGCACCGCGCCGCCGTCACCACCGGCCTGCGCGCCGCCCTCCCCCAAGCCGCCGCAGCCAACGACTACCCGCGGGTCCGGCAGCTGCGCACCGCGATCGCCGTCCTGGACCGGGACCAGGCCGGCTACCGGTTCCAACCCAACCAGCTGGTCATCGTCGACGAGGCGTCCCTGGCGGCCACCCTCGACCTGGACCGGCTCCGCGGCCACGCCCAGTCCGCCGGGGCGAAGCTGCTGCTCGTCGGCGACCACCACCAGCTGTCCGCGATCGGCGCCGGCGGCGCGTTCGGGCTCCTGGCCGAGACCGGTCAACCGGCACGGCTGTGGTCGCTGTGGCGGTTCACCCACCGCTGGGAAGCCCACGCCACCCGACGGCTCCGCACCGGCGACCCCACGGTCCTCGACGAGTACGCCACCCACGGCCGGATCACCGACGGTCCCGCCGAGACGATCCTCGAAGCCGCGTACTCGGCTTGGCAGGCCGACACCGACACCGGCCAGTCCGCCCTGCTCATCGCCGCGGACACCCCCACCGTGACCGCGCTCAACCAGCGCGCCCACGAGGACCGTGTCGCGCTCGGCCACGTGGTCGGTCCCAACATCCCGCTCGGTGACGAGACCACCGGCGGGGTCCGCGGCCACGCCGGGGTCGGGGACCGGGTCCTCACCCGACAGAACCACCGCGGCCTACACCTCCCGGACGGGGGGCCCGTCCGCAACGGAGCCCTGTGGACCGTCACCACCATGCACCCCGACGGATCCCTGACCGTCACCCCCACCCGCCACGGCGTATCCGCCCAGCCGCAGGAGCCGGGCTCCGTGACGCTGCCCGCCGCCTACGTGCGCGAGCACGTCGACCCCGGGTACGCCACCACCGCGCACCGCGCCCAAGGCGTCACCGTCGACACCGCGCACATCCTCACCACCCCCGGCATGGCCCGCCAAGCGCACTACGTCGCGATGACCCGAGACCGGCACGCCAACCACCTGTACGTGCCCACCGACCCGGTCGACCCGGACTGCGACGGCATCCCCGACCCCAGGCCCGGCGCGACCGCCCGGCAGGTGCTCACCGCGATCCTGGCCACCAGCCGCCGCGAGCTGTCCGCCACCGAGACCACCGCCCACGCCGCCGCCCACGACCGACACACCTGGCAGCAGCTCGCACACGCGATCGGCCTGACCCCCGAGCAGACCCAGCACGTGCTCGACTCCCCCGCCGCCGGACCGCTCCTGACCGCCATCCGACACGGACAAGCCGCCGGCCATCCCATGGAACGGGTCCTGGCCCAGCTGATCCGTAGCCGGCCCCTCCACGAGGACGAGGCCACTGGGGACCAGGCCGTGGACCTCGCCGCCGTCCTGCACCACCGCGTCAGCGCCTGGCTGGACGACTCCCCCGTCACCCCGGCCGACCGCGCTACCCGCGTGGATGCCTCCGAACGGCTCGCCCTCCACGACCCGAACCTCGCGCTCGGTGACGACCACGGCCCACTCCCACAGGCCCTGCGGGCAGTGGACGCCCTCATCCGCCACCGCGTCGACACCCTCATCGACCAGGCCCGGGCCGTGGCCGCACGTCCGGGCTGGCTGCCTCCCGAGCCGACCCGGCCGGACAGCGCGGACGGCCGGGACGCCGTCGCCGTGCTGGCCGCCTCACGCGACCTCACCGGCGCCGCCGCCCGCCACCTGACCATCGACCAGTCCGACCACGACAGGAGCATCCGATGA